The DNA segment acggtacctttatgtatggtagatatacccatcggctattaCTAGCTATGGTATAAGATGGCGGTGagagaatccttccaattgcatttgtAATAACATCAGGGGGTCAGGTGACGACtaggatttctttctttctaagtTAAGAGGCATGTCTGCCCCAACTTGATATCTGCCTATATTGGATCAGGGCACTGGAATACTAGCCGCAATTGAACAACAGAGAAACCTATAGGATCGCAGACACCATCGGTATTGTCTAAGGCACGTTGCATCCAACTATTACGGGCAATATCGGTCTACCACTGAATGaagacaagtgaccaacatgagTATTTAATCTCCACtaatataatttcgtttgtaatattcaatttattctaaatggaaaagtggtatgtaattttcgctatcaacttatattgacaTGGTACAAGATCAATAATAACCAATTTCATAAGATGTTGCGATTTTTCGGTCAGTTAACGATCAAGTTGCAaactacctctgtaacatacctttcgatcagtggacacaagcatacaaTGGCGGCCtatgatatggtcatatgaccttaAACCtagctgaatgcataaattttgttctaaaaGGAAATGTCATTTTCCGATAACCTCGATTGTATAGGAGACATATTTTCATTTGGCGACACTATTTCCAAATCGAACAAtgagttataaaggccaaatgcaaggaggccatgtatggtgctgaaaggtattgcaagaaattaacaaggtaTAAGTGTGGGCCAACACCATGCACATTATGTGTTACGATTGcgacaacctatggtttcgtgtAAAAGAGTTCATCAGACCAAACCAAGGTATTACCGGTGGGCAATATCATGTACAActgagaaataggacttgcgattGTGGGACGTTTGACACACTTTGTTATTCATGCGCTTATgcaattgcagcttgtcagaatctccgtttggatcttatgagctatgtcgacgaagtgtacaaaataaaatacatgtacaACGTGTAGAGATACGTATTTCTgtcggtcccagatgaacgtaagtggccatTTGTATTGCTTGCTCCGTTTAAGTTGTTACCAAATAGAGAATTGCGTTACAAACCAAAAGGTTAATCTTGCTCGAGTAAAATACGTGATAATATAGATATCCAGAAAAGAACGAACCAACAAAAGTTGTAtagatggtgtaggaacccaggtcaTACAATTTGAATATGTCCAAATCAAAATAATTGATAATTGCTTAAATGAAAccatgttgcattatttctatttttttattcaaaagaacttctattttattaaataggacaaatataaaaataattaactattaaaatattctaaacaacttttattttattaaatgaaacaatataaaaacagTTTGTACaactatattaaaaaaatcaatgcatGTGCCGGTCGAAATCAATGCCACATAGGGGTGGTCGATAGTAATGCGTTGGATTCCTTCTTGGTTTAGCTTCCGGCGAAGGTTGTGGTTATTCGGTGGGAGTTATGGTTGTTCTGGTTGTAGATGTTAGAAGGATAACCCATTTTGATAGAACAAAAAATGTAGAGGTGTTTACATCACCTAGGacggaggtgtttgaatcccataaggcgaTAGGGATTGGAAATGAGATGAGCTCCCCGACGGTGTCTCGTACGATCTCTTCTGCGACAATGGCCTATATATTGTCAGCTGAGTCATAGTCATTGAGAAAGAAGATGCAGCGGGTCATGCATTCCAACTTGACATAGGATTGGGAAAaagaaacatataagggttaagatacatataagggctagaaTACGCACCTGGCATAATCTAAAGGGGCTGTGGCGTGGGCGCCGTCGCTTAAGGTGTTAGCCCCTTGATTGTGTGGTCACTGTTGATGGGCTCGCCCCGTCATCCCTTCTCATTGGAAAGGGCCCATCGTTTCTTTTCGAGATGAATTTGTCGATGTCTTTGCTCTTCTAAGAGTAAACATGGCTTGTCATGGAtcctaaactatggcatgtaATCCGGCGCAAACGCTAACTCTAGAACGATGATTGATTCGCGAGTAGGTATATGATCATaccgattttcccacatttcgaTAGATTCCAAGAAAAGTAGCAACTAATGCGTATTCAATTACCGTAAGTCAATTTTGTGCTTTTCATCGAGCACCTTAGGTGTCATAGGAATTGGTTGTTAAAATCCAAATTGTCACAACACTCTATCTGTCTGATGCATCTTAACAATAGCAAAGTTGATCAATGGGGCCTTAACATGTCAAGTgttcaaattttgaaagaattcatccggaactactgcccgaattgccggatcctcgtatggtgtccattgaaactatatgaatgtgataaaaatattagttatatacataatactaaatgtgaaatgactatgttatgtatatatatttcatttaatacttacatgcgcttccgaccgttggtctaataAAAGTTGTATATCTTTAAGAGCAGTAGGTATTCTAACATAACTCGatgaatggttccacctaattaaataaatttttagcataaaattatagtttaaatctatgtaataattgtaaaatctaatatatattttacctcgttatgagtgcgAATGTATATGGGTAGTGCACTCGAGaacgtaaaaatggaaagtgaAACTGAACCCATGATTGTAATAGTGATAGACAACCtctaattttggttttatttggttttttcaccccgcacatctcccggtacaatgttgctaacacggcagacccccaactaagttCGTCAGCTGCTCTAAGATCAATGAGTTTCAGTAGCCACctcagatgtacgaggtttcATAACAAGTCCGGCATCAAATAACCTCCAATGATCTCAAAGATGTATGCCCGAGCATTtcgtattctttctacttcaTTCGAGTCATCCCCCGGCTttgggaatgtgtctcgtaactagCCTATCTCGATCCGACCTCCTTAAATATTATCTGAAATTGCACCCAAAATATCGTAGCATATGGCTCCCCAATCAGCAAATTGAGTGAACCCGATGAGTACAGACCCATCCACCGGTAATCCCGATTGTAATTGCACGTCCTccaaagtgatagtacactccCCGCatagaagatgaaatgtgtgcgtctcgggtctacACCTCTCTATGAATGCGCTGATGAGTTTtaggtccaacttgcacccccaACCTATTTTGGCCACATGCTAAAAAACcgcttccctcaagtaattttctatcaaatgtgatggaggaccatgcatattacgaatataacattgtaacacccgatcTATAGActgttataaaaattttaaaataaaaattaattaaaattacataaataaaaaatattaaataatattcaaaatttgaaattaaccattaCCATTTTTATTTGTTCGACGGAGATATATTTATGGTCGAGATAAATTAATTTCTcagccattgctaacacgatcaaatattttagaaattataaaaaaataatgctaatttagaaaaaaaaaattataggagatagttaattaaagagagctttgagaaatttagagagaaatttgagaccttttttttagaattttggaagaaatatttgtgtgaaaaaaataggagggggtttatatatatattttactgtTGGACCCCCAACggtcaaaattttaaatgattgtTGGGGTAACCATTGGGAGTAAAAAACATGAGTTAAAACGCGTCCTTAAGGGAGcgcttttgccatgtcagcaaagcgcGTCTACATCAACACGTTTTTTGCTGACATGGTAAAAGCGCTTCTTTAGGTACCGTTTTGTTGAAATTTCTCCTTAAAACGCTCTTACTTAAATACGTTTTTGTATTTTTGATCCATTctgataaataataagtaaagtggcccatttccgtaaataaaatagaaatgggCCATAAAATGATCACTCTGATAGCTACAAAGATGAAAGTGAAACTGTTTTTCTTTTTGCCTTTTTAACTTAAGAAGGAATCTTCGACCTTTAGGTTTCAAAATTGAaggaacaaaaaaattatttgggCTTTAAATACAGCATAAATGGTTAGAAACCCCAAAGCTATTTGGGCCTTAGCAGCTTAaatatctaattcaatttttttaataaaaatatctaattcaattagagttttaattattaattacgtatacatttttctatatttatacTAAGtagtaaatttttaattgaatttatgtaACGAGtcaaaaaagaataaatttgattgaataacaattaaaataacatttttttataaaataaattatattattttaaaagtatttttatttttttatacattttatataaaaaaagcacatataatgaattttaaacctaaaatattataattttaaatttatgtactTTAGCATTTCAACCAAAgcctatttatattttatattaatatttttataaaattatgcttTTCAAGTACATTGTGGGTGACGATAATCTAGTTACTAGTTAAGcttttgattaaatatttttatagctTCATATGTTAATATGAAtgtattttatcttttatatttttataaaaattatgttttaaaatattatcattataatatttttttattttttattatcgtTTTATTATTGGATTCGAGATTATTTCTTCTAATAATATTATTTCAAAGTTGAAACTACATCTAGGCATCCTGTGTGTAAAAGATATTATCCAAGTAAGATAATATATTTTGTAAAGGTACCGgggatgatgatggtgatgaagGGTTTGATAAAAGCTAGTACTACAggttggtgatgatgatgatgatagaCAAGGGCATGTGCTTCCGAAATTTTGATAAAAGCAAAAGATGAATGATAATGAGCGGCACCTTTAAAACCGTAAAATACAGAGGACCACTTGTAAGATGGCCTGTCTTTGATCCCAATATGCCCCCCTATTCCTCATACTCGTGAACATTGAAATACGGTAATAtctaaagtataaaaataaaaaataaaaaataaaaacagctCCAAAATTGTGTTGAACAACATATTTAATCAACCAAATTGCCTACCATTGATTTTCAACAGCAAAATTTTTGCAGGTTGcaagaaaatcaaaatatttaacattGCGGAATTTCCATTTGACCAAATTATCtgtattttgaataattttttgtttttcacttTGATTTCCTTGTGGACTTTGATTTCTTCAATTTGCCGGACTTGTCGTCGACACTGGTCCATGTATATCCACTAGGAATGGCAAAAGGATCAGCTTGTTGCGCCATTGAGGAACTCCGTTGTTGCTGTTGTTGCTTGTTAGCCGACACCGATTGACTATTGCTTCGCCTCAGCCATGCCGTGGTGGACGATGACCACGATGTCGACGGTAATGACGAATTATGTTTATCCGAATTTTGATCATCCTCTGTTTGGCCTCTTCCATTGGAAAAATATCTAGGGCTTGAGAGTGGAGTGAAGAATTGCTCGGTCGATTGGAGCTCGACGAATTTCGTGAACGTTATCACCACCCTCACCGTCGGGACTACCGGGATCGCAACCTGCGAAACCCCACCAACAACAATTCAATACCAACCTTGTCCGAAAATCACATATCAAAAGAGAAACGACAGTTCAACAGTTGGTCCACATATGATTCCCTTGGTTTGTCCGATGGGGTAAAAGTAAAACGTAACATTGCCTCTGACTAGAATATGACAAAATGACAAAGAAAAGGAAACCTCGGATGATGTGGGTTTTTTAAAAGGGAGAATCACCGTTGGATCTAAAACACACCCTTTGGGACAAGTTCCACGTCATTGGAGCCGACCAAAAACAGGGTTTTCCCCCCACAAAAAGAAAAGCTTCTCCACTAATCAGAGACCAAAGCAAAGCTGAAAAACTAAAACACACTTGCTTTCCTTTTGTCCATTGGTCAGGCTATCATCATCCAACGCATCAAAAGACCCAAACCAGACACCCTTCTAAGGTATCTACGTGGACCCCACATTTcttaaacaacaaaaaaaaaacagatatttATAGATTTAATAACTGCCGTCTTACCTTAACCGGAAATGTCCCCGGCGGAAATTTGGTGGTTAACAGCTCCCGCATTCTTCGAACAGCTTTCACTTTGTTAGCCAAAATATCAAGTAAAGGTAGCAATTCTTCGGTCTTTAATGGGAATTGTTCCGTTAACCAAACTGACGGCCGTAAACTTCGAACGTACTCTTTCTCCTTTGTTTGTGGGGGCGGCACCACCGTTTTCGCCGTTGCGAAAGACGTCGATCTTCTAGGAGGCATCGCCGCGGCTGAAGAAGGGAAAACGTCAACGCTCTTCCTCCCTACCGAAATCCATTCTCTGTCTTCTCTCACGAAGCTACTGTGTCTTCTTCTATCAGGCATTGCAAAATTGGGATTTTCGCAAACTAAGAAACCGTCATCGTCTTCGTCGAGCTCTAAGGGTAATACTTGTTCACTTCCGGCGACGTCATTTTCGGAACCCGCAACTTTTCGTGACCTAAAGCTGAATATCACGTTATGTACTTCGTAAACTCTGGCTTTCCATTCACCGACGCTCTCTGTTTTCTCTTGGCGCCTCCAGTTAGTTCTTCCGACGAGTTCCGCTCTGGTTACGTCCATTCCGGGTCGGTACACACTCGTTTGGGAACAAAAACCCGCAATGTCGGATTCGCTCATCGGAGCTCCGGCATTTTCGAATGCGTCGAAGATTTTGCGATCTTCGCGGTTGAGGACTAGCAATGAGCCGCAAGGGATGTTGTGGAGGTGGTCGCCATCGCCGAGGAAGAGGAAGCTTTGATCGGCGCGTTGGATTTTCAAGCCGTCGAAGCCTGCTAATGAAGTATCAGCTCGAAGGTTACCGTCGCGTTTCCAGATCTTGTAGGTATCGGAAGGAGCGATTTTTCCGACGAACGGAATTACGGAGCTTTCGAAGTGAAAGGAGATTTCCATGTAGAAGTCACGCATTCGGCGGAGGACGGCAATTACGCGAGGTAAACGGCGGCGCCACTTGCACCAGGCGGAGCGGTGGTGGAGTTTCAAGAGAACCAACGCAATGTCGGAGCTTCGGCGACAGAGTGCTTCTTGGAGAGGATTCCAGCCCGCAGCGTTCTGGAGCGACACGTCAGCACCAGCAATACCGAGAGTTCTAGCAGCAACGACGTCGTTAAGGCGGACCGCGAGGTGGAGAGGAGTTTCACGGAAAGGGACATCTCGGCGGTCGAGAACGGCGGAAATTTGGTCAGCTACACGCTCTTGACTGAGTGAGTCGCACTCGGTGTGGATCTGAGCAGGATCAGCCAGCTTTAGCAGCGTGGAAACCAGTCGATTCAAAGTAGTATGATCACGCAAAACGACAGCGTAGTGAACAGGGCTATGCTTGTAATCCTCCGGTTTGATAGCTGGAAACGGCGCCGTCGCCGACGCAGAAGACGATCtcgacattattattattattattatttttttgggtttctAATATCCTTTCACAAAATTTTACCTAATCCTGTCTCAGTTCTTTGGGTTGTGAAAATGAAAGacaaaacgaagaaaatggaaaGGTTGAAGGCAATAGGGAAAGGGAGAGGGTAAGATGGTCATttgataaaaatgaattttattggGTAGCGtgaaaagagaaagagaaggaCGAGATACACGCAATCTGGCAATCTGGCGCGGCTTTTGTTGATGCTTCAGACAGGTACAGTCCTAAGACCGAACATCCCTTCCTTGCTTTACCTTACGCTTCTTTGTTTTGTCTTTTCCGCTTTTcttttgtttgaaaaaaaaaaattaaaattgatgttACCGTGGAGACGCAGTGCAGGATAGTGTGATTCCATGATGAAATGAAATCTCGGGGTTAAAATGGTAATGGGTAGGTCCCATATTGATGATTTCCATGATATATTTGCTCTTTTTAGTTACAAGATTTCCTTTCAATGGTATGGGCATACGAATGAATGAGATCAGGAGCATAGGATTTATATAgcctttttcttttcaagtctttTGATGTAAAAATTCAACAAAGATCTTTTAACCTCGCATGGAATTTTGAATGCTTACAAAGAAGTTTGAAACAACAATCATTTGGACAATAATGGTTCTAAGTAATTGACACTGGGATTCAAATATTAGGGTATTGACTCATTTTCAAGCACATGCAAAATATAGCAGTATCAAAGGTACGCATTTTGAGGGATGTTCCAAAACCAGGGACGGGGATTTGTTGGTGTTAAAAATAATGATTAAGGAGTAATTAGTAATTAGTGATTAGCAATGAGACGGGGAAAAGGAATAAGAAAAGTGAAAAGAGAGGGCAGTCCAAGTCCAAGAAGTGGCTTTTGTCGTGACCAAATGCAAGGAAGAACAGGGACATATGTCTCCGGCAGCAAAGACCAATCGCTAACGGATTTCACTACCTACGATGCAACTAAACACCCTTCCTTGCATTCCCAAACACAATTAATGATTTTCGTCGCCTCCTTTGTgatttacctttttcttttcctctctttggAATTTTATTATCTCATTATTTCTTACCTTAATTGCAACAAACCTtctcattttgatattttagttttttaattatttttttaaaatgttacaatacTACTTTCTATGACCCTCCAGACGTAGTTCTGCAATTATTGCATGCATACCCCCTACATGTTTGTTATAATTTATCTTTCATatctgaaaaaaattaaaactaactaATAAGTACAAATCAACAAAGTTCAGgggttaaattatatattatccctttaattattaaatttccaTATCTCAAATTTGAATTCAACTTTGAAGTTAATAAATACAATCTACATcaaatttaaacttatatttaatactttaaatttgTGGATAGGTTTTATTTGATAGTTTAATaccatattaatattttaatagttcaattgaaatattttaaaaaatttaaagaataatttaaattttatacataATTTAGAATGTTTGATGTAATTAACagtttttcattttcatataaaagGTTTACTTTGCTACAGCTGTAGCCTATGATTTTACCTCGCACCCTATTTCAAGTTTTTAACCCTTTAGTTGGAAGGTTCCGAGAATAAACACATGGAAGGTTGCTTTTAATTAGGACTTACAACATCTATACTATCTAGTCTATACTAGCTTTAACTAAGTTGTTATTACCATTTAGTTGGAGACGAATTTAGTTAGGTAGCCTTTGGaaattaaaatttggattttaaaattttatgcatggGTTTATAAATTAATTGTTTTCAAATTCTTTgggaattaaaatattaaatttttaatatttcgaattaattcaaattcattatttagatcattcaaatttaaatttagatttcaattaattgtaaactttaaaaatatttttttaaataattatttaagagGACTTGGACATTGTTGTTTGAACTGGATCAAATAGCCAATCAAATTGGGAATCAATCGAGGTATTCGTTCTAAGAAAGACATTATACCAATTGACCCCGTGAaccaattaaaccaaatttttttattttttattttttattaaaaatctattttcagatttttttttacaattgaattgatataaactttatatagacatgaatattataatataaacaataacaataatattatctttcaaaattaaaaaaaaatctaaaacattAACTCTTTTAAATAATATGAAGAAATCTGAATACTTTTTGAAACCAAAATTGCAAATCATTGTGAcctaaaatattgtaaaatatataCTATATTGATTTCATACATGTAAATAACTAGGCTCAATTAGATCTAATTTCTATAAATCCTATAACAGAAAAAAATTGGACCGATCAATTAAACTAATTGGATCAAAAATCGATTAGGGATGTCAATTCAAAATAAAGAGTCAAATTGATTGACTCATGAATTAGTCGAATCAACCAAACTGGTGACCGAACTGGTTGAATCAAGTACTGATAATCTGATTGGTTTGCCTACTAGTTCGATTCTAAAAACTTTGAGCTTCATTGATAATATAGTAtaagcaaaaataattatttattgtttGAGTTTTAAAGGAAGTgtgtaaagaaaaaagaacaaaaagttctcattttttttaatcaatattggattttaaaaatttcaagttttaaaataaattttaaaatctaaaatctaaaatttaaaatttaacttttatgaAATTGgtccaattattattattattattattattattattattatttaaaaaattaacaaattttattgtaaatttatttatttttaataattttatattttttttaaaaattaaagtggtTAATTTAAAGGGTTTAAGATCATTGGGGTGTGAGTTTAAACCtaaacattatttttatatatttatatactaatttttttatgtcAAATGTGTTATAggtgtatttatatgtttaattatattaaagGAAAAGAATATTGCTATGGTTTGAAAAATACTAGCTTCTCTCTAAGGTTTGATGAAAAAAATCCACTAACCCCtaagatttatttattaaatgaattttaaatcaaAACGACTACTTTACCCTTACTTATTATTTCGTTAAtttattatctttaatatttaattcaatcattttcaattaaaataataaaaatataattaattattattaaaataaattagaaattacattatattcaaacataatttatatgttaaatataatgTAATTTTCAATTAATATGTGTAAGCTTTTTTTTTCCGAAGCTATACAATCAAATTAGTAACTAAAATATATT comes from the Gossypium hirsutum isolate 1008001.06 chromosome A06, Gossypium_hirsutum_v2.1, whole genome shotgun sequence genome and includes:
- the LOC107961993 gene encoding ankyrin repeat domain-containing protein 13C, coding for MSRSSSASATAPFPAIKPEDYKHSPVHYAVVLRDHTTLNRLVSTLLKLADPAQIHTECDSLSQERVADQISAVLDRRDVPFRETPLHLAVRLNDVVAARTLGIAGADVSLQNAAGWNPLQEALCRRSSDIALVLLKLHHRSAWCKWRRRLPRVIAVLRRMRDFYMEISFHFESSVIPFVGKIAPSDTYKIWKRDGNLRADTSLAGFDGLKIQRADQSFLFLGDGDHLHNIPCGSLLVLNREDRKIFDAFENAGAPMSESDIAGFCSQTSVYRPGMDVTRAELVGRTNWRRQEKTESVGEWKARVYEVHNVIFSFRSRKVAGSENDVAGSEQVLPLELDEDDDGFLVCENPNFAMPDRRRHSSFVREDREWISVGRKSVDVFPSSAAAMPPRRSTSFATAKTVVPPPQTKEKEYVRSLRPSVWLTEQFPLKTEELLPLLDILANKVKAVRRMRELLTTKFPPGTFPVKVAIPVVPTVRVVITFTKFVELQSTEQFFTPLSSPRYFSNGRGQTEDDQNSDKHNSSLPSTSWSSSTTAWLRRSNSQSVSANKQQQQQRSSSMAQQADPFAIPSGYTWTSVDDKSGKLKKSKSTRKSK